A region from the Mycolicibacterium phlei genome encodes:
- a CDS encoding VOC family protein produces MSLTLGPLVVEAEDPEALAAFWATLLGAQACDRLLRFRPQQRPKTVKNRVHVDLYVADVARLAELGARVLAEHADWTTMADPEGNEFCAFPDPQTPAEPPARLFAVCVDSDRPEELAAWWAERVGAQVRDGPDGTPRWLYGSAGWEDVIWKFVRVADARVVPNRWQWSLRSDPGVRVDPQGNQFSVCRRGCRSGSAAPCTSDAG; encoded by the coding sequence ATGAGCCTGACGCTGGGGCCACTGGTGGTCGAGGCCGAGGATCCGGAGGCGTTGGCCGCCTTCTGGGCGACGCTGCTGGGCGCGCAGGCGTGCGACCGGCTGCTGCGGTTCCGGCCGCAGCAGCGGCCCAAGACCGTGAAGAACCGGGTCCACGTCGATCTCTACGTCGCCGACGTCGCCCGGCTGGCGGAGCTGGGCGCGCGGGTGCTTGCCGAACACGCGGACTGGACCACGATGGCCGATCCGGAGGGCAACGAGTTCTGTGCGTTCCCGGATCCGCAGACGCCCGCGGAGCCGCCGGCGCGGCTGTTCGCGGTGTGCGTCGACAGCGACCGGCCCGAGGAGTTGGCCGCCTGGTGGGCCGAGCGGGTGGGCGCGCAGGTGCGCGACGGGCCCGACGGCACCCCGCGCTGGCTTTACGGATCGGCGGGCTGGGAGGACGTGATCTGGAAGTTCGTCCGCGTCGCCGACGCGCGTGTGGTGCCCAACCGGTGGCAGTGGAGCCTGCGGTCCGACCCGGGTGTGCGGGTGGACCCGCAGGGCAATCAGTTCAGCGTGTGCCGGCGAGGGTGCCGATCGGGTTCAGCAGCGCCGTGCACATCTGACGCGGGTTGA
- a CDS encoding S9 family peptidase: MSPTPFHDLDDYLALPRVSGLALSPDGTRLLTTIAELNDKRTEYVSAVWEIDPAGERPARRLTRGAKGESAPAFTADGDILFVAVRPTEDDDKPPAALWRLPAAGGEAYEALTLPGGVEAVRTAREADVAVVRASLLPSARDIDDDRRLRKIRKDNKISAILHTGYPIRYWDADLGPAEPHLLGLDLGDGDVRDLTAAPGGTLRESDFDVSADGRFLVTTWQRPAPGASRHSVLVRIDLDSGERTVLVEEPEADVWRPVIAPDGSGVVYIRETFSTPHAAPRMTLGYLRFGEEPVILAGDWDRWPASVTWLRDGSAVLVTADQDGRAPVFRVDVPGGSVTQLTFDDYAYTDVVTGPDGAAYALRSSYAAPPHPVRLDADGGVTELPCVALPELPGTLTELETTAADGTRVRSWLVLPAGDGKAPLLLWIHGGPLSSWNAWSWRWNPWLLAARGYAVLLPDPGLSTGYGQDFIQRGWGAWGGAPYEDLMAATDAACEHPRIDPDHTAAMGGSFGGYMANWVAGHTDRFDAIVTHASLWALDQFGATTDSSYYWLREMTREMAQANSPHNHVHNIRTPMLVIHGDKDYRVPIGEALRLWYELLTHSALPADDDGCSPHRFLYFPSENHWVLAPQHAKVWYQVVTAFLARHVLDEDVELPETLG; encoded by the coding sequence ATGAGCCCGACACCGTTTCACGACCTCGACGACTACCTCGCGCTGCCCCGGGTGTCCGGGCTCGCGCTGTCACCCGACGGCACCCGGCTGCTGACCACGATCGCCGAACTCAACGACAAACGCACCGAATACGTCAGCGCGGTCTGGGAGATCGACCCGGCCGGTGAGCGGCCTGCGCGCCGGCTGACCCGCGGCGCCAAGGGGGAGTCGGCGCCGGCGTTCACCGCCGACGGCGACATCCTGTTCGTCGCCGTGCGACCGACCGAGGACGACGACAAACCCCCGGCCGCGCTGTGGCGGCTGCCCGCAGCGGGCGGCGAGGCCTACGAGGCGCTGACGCTGCCCGGCGGCGTCGAGGCCGTGCGCACCGCGCGCGAAGCCGACGTCGCGGTCGTGCGCGCGTCGCTACTGCCGTCGGCACGCGACATCGACGACGACCGCCGGCTGCGAAAGATCCGCAAGGACAACAAGATCAGCGCGATCCTGCACACCGGTTACCCGATCCGGTACTGGGACGCCGACCTCGGACCGGCCGAACCGCACCTGCTCGGGTTGGACCTGGGCGACGGCGACGTTCGCGATCTGACTGCCGCGCCCGGCGGTACGCTGCGCGAGTCCGACTTCGACGTCAGCGCCGACGGTCGGTTCCTGGTGACGACATGGCAGCGGCCCGCCCCTGGTGCGTCGCGGCACTCGGTGCTGGTGCGCATCGACCTCGACAGCGGTGAGCGCACGGTGCTGGTCGAGGAACCCGAGGCCGATGTGTGGCGTCCGGTCATCGCGCCGGACGGGTCGGGGGTCGTCTACATCCGTGAGACGTTCTCCACCCCGCATGCGGCACCGCGAATGACGTTGGGCTACCTGAGATTCGGCGAGGAACCGGTGATTCTCGCCGGCGACTGGGACCGCTGGCCGGCGTCGGTGACGTGGCTGCGCGACGGTTCGGCGGTGCTCGTGACCGCCGACCAGGACGGCCGCGCACCGGTGTTCCGGGTGGACGTGCCCGGCGGGTCGGTCACCCAACTGACGTTCGACGACTACGCCTACACCGACGTCGTCACCGGACCCGACGGCGCGGCGTACGCACTGCGCAGCTCGTACGCCGCACCCCCGCACCCGGTGCGCCTCGACGCCGACGGCGGCGTCACCGAACTGCCGTGCGTGGCGCTGCCGGAGCTGCCCGGCACGCTGACCGAACTCGAGACCACCGCCGCCGACGGCACCCGGGTGCGGTCGTGGCTGGTGCTTCCCGCCGGTGACGGGAAGGCCCCACTGCTGCTCTGGATTCACGGCGGGCCGCTGAGCAGTTGGAACGCCTGGTCGTGGCGGTGGAACCCGTGGCTGCTGGCCGCGCGCGGATACGCGGTGCTGCTGCCCGATCCGGGGCTGTCCACCGGGTACGGGCAGGACTTCATCCAGCGCGGCTGGGGTGCGTGGGGCGGGGCGCCGTACGAGGACCTGATGGCGGCGACCGACGCCGCGTGCGAACACCCGCGCATCGACCCCGACCACACCGCCGCGATGGGCGGGTCGTTCGGCGGCTACATGGCCAACTGGGTGGCCGGCCACACCGACCGGTTCGACGCGATCGTCACCCACGCCAGCCTGTGGGCACTGGACCAGTTCGGCGCCACCACGGACTCGTCGTACTACTGGTTGCGCGAGATGACCCGTGAGATGGCGCAAGCGAATTCGCCGCACAACCATGTGCACAACATCCGCACCCCGATGCTGGTCATCCACGGCGACAAGGACTATCGGGTGCCGATCGGGGAGGCGCTGCGGCTGTGGTACGAGCTGCTCACCCACTCCGCGCTACCCGCCGACGACGACGGCTGCAGCCCGCACCGGTTCCTCTACTTCCCGTCGGAGAACCACTGGGTGCTGGCCCCGCAGCACGCCAAGGTCTGGTACCAGGTGGTCACCGCGTTCCTTGCCCGCCACGTCCTCGACGAGGACGTCGAGCTGCCCGAGACGCTCGGGTAG
- a CDS encoding transglycosylase family protein: MKIRKAISRKTINKGLWAAAISGAMALVPMLSDSAVATANADSVNWDAIAQCESGGNWQSNTGNGHYGGLQFKQATWTANGGVGNPATASRAEQIRVAENVLRTQGLKAWPTCGVHGASPAVFTTPAGSGLPSAPAATPTGCAAMPTKGLFGFVNPRQMCTALLNPIGTLAGTR, from the coding sequence ATGAAGATTCGGAAGGCGATCAGCCGGAAGACGATAAACAAGGGCCTCTGGGCCGCCGCGATCTCCGGTGCGATGGCGCTGGTGCCGATGCTCTCGGACTCGGCGGTGGCCACCGCCAACGCGGACTCGGTGAACTGGGACGCCATCGCCCAGTGCGAATCGGGCGGCAACTGGCAGTCCAACACCGGAAACGGCCACTACGGCGGACTGCAGTTCAAGCAGGCGACCTGGACCGCCAACGGCGGCGTCGGCAACCCGGCCACCGCCTCGCGCGCCGAGCAGATCCGCGTCGCGGAGAACGTGCTGCGCACCCAGGGCCTGAAGGCCTGGCCGACATGCGGCGTGCACGGCGCCTCGCCCGCGGTGTTCACCACCCCGGCCGGATCGGGGCTGCCGAGCGCCCCCGCCGCCACTCCCACCGGTTGCGCCGCGATGCCGACCAAGGGACTGTTCGGCTTCGTCAACCCGCGTCAGATGTGCACGGCGCTGCTGAACCCGATCGGCACCCTCGCCGGCACACGCTGA
- a CDS encoding FAD-dependent oxidoreductase, with protein sequence MRIVVIGAGIAGLATAVALQRRGHDVTVLEDRTDTSSGAGISIWPNALAALDDIGLGAAVRESGGRVTAGAMRWRDGSWLRRPARERIVRALGEPLVVIRRSRLTGILTGALAGGTLRTGVRAESLALTGAGVRVTLADATVLTADAVVGADGTGSVVARHLNGPLRHRYAGYTAWRGVAHCRIDPDVAGEVVGPAVEVGLVPMGDDHTYWFATERVPEGGSAPQGELPYLRERFAAWPEPIPQILAATDPADVLRNDLYDRDRARQWSRGPVVLVGDAAHAMRPHLGQGGCQALEDAAILARFLDAETDPAVAFARFVDYRRPRVERLVRESRTVGDVMNLPVLSTVAARASVLLPEAAVTRHLAGIAAYAAFRPPAEVRPR encoded by the coding sequence ATGCGAATCGTGGTGATCGGGGCGGGCATCGCGGGGCTGGCCACCGCCGTGGCGCTGCAGCGGCGCGGCCACGACGTGACGGTGCTCGAGGACCGCACCGACACCTCGTCGGGTGCCGGGATCAGCATCTGGCCCAACGCGCTGGCCGCGCTGGACGACATCGGGCTCGGCGCCGCGGTACGCGAGTCCGGCGGCCGGGTCACCGCCGGTGCGATGCGCTGGCGCGACGGCAGCTGGCTGCGGCGGCCAGCGCGGGAACGGATCGTGCGGGCACTCGGCGAACCGCTGGTGGTGATCCGCCGCTCCCGGCTGACCGGGATCCTCACCGGTGCGCTCGCCGGCGGCACGCTGCGCACCGGGGTCAGGGCGGAGTCGCTGGCGCTGACCGGCGCCGGGGTGCGGGTGACGCTTGCCGACGCCACGGTGCTGACGGCCGACGCGGTCGTGGGCGCCGACGGCACCGGGTCGGTGGTCGCGCGCCACCTCAACGGGCCGCTGCGCCACCGTTACGCCGGCTACACGGCCTGGCGCGGGGTGGCCCACTGCCGCATCGACCCGGACGTCGCCGGCGAGGTGGTCGGGCCGGCGGTGGAGGTCGGCCTGGTGCCGATGGGCGACGATCACACCTACTGGTTCGCCACCGAGCGGGTGCCGGAGGGCGGTTCGGCCCCGCAGGGTGAGCTGCCGTACCTGCGGGAGCGGTTCGCCGCCTGGCCGGAGCCGATTCCGCAGATCCTGGCCGCCACCGACCCCGCCGACGTGTTGCGCAACGACCTGTACGACCGCGACCGGGCGCGGCAGTGGTCGCGCGGCCCGGTGGTGCTGGTCGGCGACGCGGCGCACGCGATGCGCCCGCACCTCGGGCAGGGCGGCTGCCAGGCGCTCGAGGACGCCGCGATCCTGGCCCGGTTCCTGGACGCCGAGACCGATCCGGCGGTGGCGTTCGCCCGGTTCGTCGACTACCGGCGGCCGCGGGTCGAGCGGCTGGTGCGCGAGTCGCGGACGGTCGGTGACGTGATGAACCTGCCGGTGTTGAGCACCGTGGCCGCGCGGGCCAGCGTGCTGCTGCCCGAGGCGGCGGTGACGCGGCATCTGGCCGGGATCGCGGCCTACGCGGCGTTCCGGCCGCCGGCGGAGGTTCGGCCGCGATGA
- a CDS encoding transglycosylase family protein: MKNIRKTFGLATMAGAIAVAPIALGAATANADSGVNWDAIAACESGGNWSINTGNGYYGGLQFTMGTWRANGGTGSPHNASREEQIRVAENVLRTQGIGAWPTCGKRG, from the coding sequence TTGAAGAACATCCGCAAGACGTTCGGTCTGGCGACCATGGCCGGTGCGATCGCTGTCGCGCCGATCGCGCTGGGAGCCGCGACCGCCAATGCGGACAGCGGTGTGAACTGGGACGCCATCGCGGCCTGCGAGTCGGGCGGCAACTGGTCCATCAACACCGGTAATGGCTACTACGGCGGCCTGCAGTTCACCATGGGCACCTGGCGTGCCAATGGCGGGACCGGCTCGCCGCACAACGCGAGCCGCGAGGAGCAGATCCGCGTGGCCGAGAACGTGCTGCGTACGCAGGGCATCGGCGCGTGGCCGACCTGCGGCAAGCGCGGATAA